A single Hippocampus zosterae strain Florida chromosome 19, ASM2543408v3, whole genome shotgun sequence DNA region contains:
- the LOC127592686 gene encoding protein EFR3 homolog B isoform X3, with amino-acid sequence MTGVCGCCGALRPRYKRLVDNIFPEDPEDGLVKANMEKLTFYALSAPEKLDRIGAYLSERLSRDVARHRYGYVCIAMEALDQLLMACHCQSINLFVESFLKMVRKLLESDKPSLQILGTNSFVKFANIEEDTASYHRSYDFFVSRFSEMCHSGYEDPDIRTKIRMAGIKGLQGVVRKTVNDELQANIWDPQHMDKIVPSLLFNLQSSERTESRSPSPLQASDKEKESPVELTERCFRELLGRAAYGNIKNAVTPVLMHLDNHSLWQGKTFAVRCFKIIMYSIQSQHSHLVIQQLLGHLDANSKNSATIRAGIVEVLLEAAAIAASGSVGPTVLEVFNTLLRQLRLSVDYELTGSYDGSTNIGTKIIKAHEERQLQEAVIRTIGSFANTLPTYQRSEVMLFIMGKIPVPGVHPLLPSSGSGPEGTRMIQVMLLKSLVQVTAGYQTTNMLTALPSSFLEPLLSFSLTEDSEVRLLVLQILLSLIDRHDNRPKFSNISIITDISVLKLKVDKCSRQDNLFMKKHGQQLYRHIYLGCKEQSSGRQHYESLFALLALLSVELANEEVVVDLIRLALALQDLALSTDEGLPVYNRCAVHALAAAYLNLICQLTTVPAFCQHIHEVIEVRQKESPYLLPEDIFIDLPRLPTSLDKLESNMLFLQSKITEVLGGSGYNTERLATPYVPQYTDEDRLSKRKSIGETISLQVEVESRNSPEKEERSPAEEITFETLKNAIVDSVGMEEQERERRRQVVEKFQKAPFEEIAAHCGARATLLQSKLNQIFEITIRPPPSPSGTISSGYGQSQTRSVPIYEMKFPDLCVY; translated from the exons ATGACAG GGGTATGCGGTTGTTGCGGGGCTCTCAGGCCTCGCTACAAGAGGCTGGTGGACAACATCTTCCCGGAAGACCCGGAG GATGGACTGGTGAAGGCCAACATGGAGAAGCTGACATTTTACGCCCTGTCGGCTCCAGAGAAGCTGGATCGTATAGGAGCATATTTGTCTGAGCGCTTGTCGAGGGACGTGGCGCGGCACAGATACGG TTACGTCTGCATCGCTATGGAAGCACTGGACCAGCTGTTGATGGCCTGCCACTGCCAGAGCATCAACTTGTTCGTGGAAAGCTTCCTCAAGATGGTCCGCAAGCTGCTGGAGTCCGACAAACCCAGTCTGCAGATTCTGGGAACCAATTCG TTTGTGAAGTTTGCCAACATAGAGGAGGACACGGCTTCCTACCACCGCAGTTACGACTTCTTCGTGTCGCGCTTCAGCGAGATGTGCCACTCCGGCTATGAGGATCCCGACATCCGCACCAA GATCCGGATGGCGGGCATCAAGGGTCTGCAAGGCGTGGTGAGAAAGACTGTAAATGACGAGCTTCAGGCTAACATCTGGGATCCTCAGCACATGGACAAGATCGTCCCATCTCTGCTGTTCAACTTGCAGAGTAGTGAGCGCACAGAGAG TCGGTCACCCTCTCCGCTGCAGGCGTCGGACAAGGAGAAAGAGAGCCCGGTGGAGCTTACGGAGCGCTGCTTCAGGGAGCTGCTGGGCCGAGCCGCCTATGGAAACATTAAGAACGCGGTCACTCCTGTGCTCAT GCATCTCGACAATCACTCTCTTTGGCAGGGAAAAACCTTTGCTGTGCGTTGTTTTAAAATCATCATGTACTCCATTCAG TCGCAGCATTCCCACCTGGTCATCCAGCAACTTCTCGGTCATCTGGACGCCAACAGCAAGAATTCTGCCACCATCCGAGCTGGCATTGTTGAGGTTTTACTGGAGGCCGCCGCCATCGCAGCCAGCGGTTCCGTAG GCCCCACTGTGCTGGAGGTATTCAACACGCTACTACGACAACTCCGTCTCAGCGTGGACTATGAGCTGACCGGCTCCTATGACGGCAGCACCAACATCGGCACCAAGATCATCAAAGCTCATGAGGAGAGGCAGCTGCAGGAAGCTGTTATCAGAACCATTG gtTCCTTTGCCAACACTTTACCGACCTACCAAAGGTCTGAAGTCATGCTCTTCATCATGGGCAAGATTCCCGTTCCCGGTGTTCATCCGTTACTACCTTCCTCAGGCTCTGG GCCTGAGGGTACCAGGATGATTCAGGTTATGTTACTAAAGTCACTGGTACAG GTGACTGCAGGTTACCAGACAACCAACATGCTTACAGCTCTGCCTAGCTCCTTCCTGGAGCCTTTGCTCTCTTTCTCCCTAACCGAAGACTCAGAGGTTCGGCTGCTGGTGCTTCAAATCCTCCTCAGTCTCATTGACAGGCATGACAACCGGCCCAAATTCTCCAACATAAG CATTATCACCGACATCTCAGTGCTGAAGCTCAAAGTGGACAAGTGCTCCAGACAGGACAACTTGTTCATGAAAAAG CACGGCCAGCAGCTGTATCGGCACATCTACTTGGGGTGTAAAGAGCAGAGTAGCGGCAGGCAGCACTATGAGAGTCTCTTTGCCTTGCTTGCTCTTCTCAGCGTCGAGCTTGCCAACGAAGAAGTGGTCGTTGACCTCATTCGCCTGGCTCTCGCTCTGCAG GACCTGGCTCTGTCCACTGATGAGGGGCTACCGGTTTATAACCGCTGTGCAGTCCATGCGCTTGCTGCAGCCTACCTCAACCTCATCTGCCAGCTTACCACTGTCCCTGCCTTCTGCCAGCACATACACGAG GTGATCGAAGTGAGACAGAAAGAAAGTCCTTACCTGTTACCCGAGGATATCTTTATTGATCTGCCCAG ACTCCCCACCTCGCTCGACAAGCTAGAAAGCAACATGCTCTTCCTCCAGTCCAAGATCACCGAAGTCCTCGGAGGCAGCGGTTACAACACGGAGCGACTTGCAACCCCCTACGTCCCCCAGTATACTG ATGAGGATCGCCTGTCAAAGAGAAAGAGCATCGGGGAGACAATCTCACTTCAGGTTGAAGTGGAGTCCCGGAACAGTCCAGAAAAAGAGGAG CGAAGTCCCGCTGAAGAGATCACCTTCGAAACGTTGAAAAACGCCATCG TGGACAGCGTGGGCATGGAGGAGCAGGAGAGGGAGCGGAGGAGGCAAGTGGTGGAAAAGTTCCAGAAAGCTCCCTTTGAGGAGATCGCTGCCCACTGCGGTGCTCGG GCCACACTGCTGCAAAGCAAACTCAACCAGATCTTTGAGATTACAATAAG GCCCCCGCCAAGCCCGTCCGGGACCATATCGTCAGGCTACGGCCAGAGCCAGACTCGCTCAGTGCCCATCTACGAGATGAAGTTTCCCGACCTTTGTGTTTATTGA
- the LOC127592686 gene encoding protein EFR3 homolog B isoform X2: MPLHVPVPVDVPASQRLSLDCRTLLDHRVGKGVCGCCGALRPRYKRLVDNIFPEDPEDGLVKANMEKLTFYALSAPEKLDRIGAYLSERLSRDVARHRYGYVCIAMEALDQLLMACHCQSINLFVESFLKMVRKLLESDKPSLQILGTNSFVKFANIEEDTASYHRSYDFFVSRFSEMCHSGYEDPDIRTKIRMAGIKGLQGVVRKTVNDELQANIWDPQHMDKIVPSLLFNLQSSERTESRSPSPLQASDKEKESPVELTERCFRELLGRAAYGNIKNAVTPVLMHLDNHSLWQGKTFAVRCFKIIMYSIQSQHSHLVIQQLLGHLDANSKNSATIRAGIVEVLLEAAAIAASGSVGPTVLEVFNTLLRQLRLSVDYELTGSYDGSTNIGTKIIKAHEERQLQEAVIRTIGSFANTLPTYQRSEVMLFIMGKIPVPGVHPLLPSSGSGPEGTRMIQVMLLKSLVQVTAGYQTTNMLTALPSSFLEPLLSFSLTEDSEVRLLVLQILLSLIDRHDNRPKFSNISIITDISVLKLKVDKCSRQDNLFMKKHGQQLYRHIYLGCKEQSSGRQHYESLFALLALLSVELANEEVVVDLIRLALALQDLALSTDEGLPVYNRCAVHALAAAYLNLICQLTTVPAFCQHIHEVIEVRQKESPYLLPEDIFIDLPRLPTSLDKLESNMLFLQSKITEVLGGSGYNTERLATPYVPQYTDEDRLSKRKSIGETISLQVEVESRNSPEKEERSPAEEITFETLKNAIVDSVGMEEQERERRRQVVEKFQKAPFEEIAAHCGARATLLQSKLNQIFEITIRPPPSPSGTISSGYGQSQTRSVPIYEMKFPDLCVY; the protein is encoded by the exons ATGCCCTTGCACGTACCCGTGCCTGTCGACGTCCCGGCCTCTCAGAGGCTGTCACTGGACTGTCGCACACTTCTCGACCATCGTGTTGGCAAGG GGGTATGCGGTTGTTGCGGGGCTCTCAGGCCTCGCTACAAGAGGCTGGTGGACAACATCTTCCCGGAAGACCCGGAG GATGGACTGGTGAAGGCCAACATGGAGAAGCTGACATTTTACGCCCTGTCGGCTCCAGAGAAGCTGGATCGTATAGGAGCATATTTGTCTGAGCGCTTGTCGAGGGACGTGGCGCGGCACAGATACGG TTACGTCTGCATCGCTATGGAAGCACTGGACCAGCTGTTGATGGCCTGCCACTGCCAGAGCATCAACTTGTTCGTGGAAAGCTTCCTCAAGATGGTCCGCAAGCTGCTGGAGTCCGACAAACCCAGTCTGCAGATTCTGGGAACCAATTCG TTTGTGAAGTTTGCCAACATAGAGGAGGACACGGCTTCCTACCACCGCAGTTACGACTTCTTCGTGTCGCGCTTCAGCGAGATGTGCCACTCCGGCTATGAGGATCCCGACATCCGCACCAA GATCCGGATGGCGGGCATCAAGGGTCTGCAAGGCGTGGTGAGAAAGACTGTAAATGACGAGCTTCAGGCTAACATCTGGGATCCTCAGCACATGGACAAGATCGTCCCATCTCTGCTGTTCAACTTGCAGAGTAGTGAGCGCACAGAGAG TCGGTCACCCTCTCCGCTGCAGGCGTCGGACAAGGAGAAAGAGAGCCCGGTGGAGCTTACGGAGCGCTGCTTCAGGGAGCTGCTGGGCCGAGCCGCCTATGGAAACATTAAGAACGCGGTCACTCCTGTGCTCAT GCATCTCGACAATCACTCTCTTTGGCAGGGAAAAACCTTTGCTGTGCGTTGTTTTAAAATCATCATGTACTCCATTCAG TCGCAGCATTCCCACCTGGTCATCCAGCAACTTCTCGGTCATCTGGACGCCAACAGCAAGAATTCTGCCACCATCCGAGCTGGCATTGTTGAGGTTTTACTGGAGGCCGCCGCCATCGCAGCCAGCGGTTCCGTAG GCCCCACTGTGCTGGAGGTATTCAACACGCTACTACGACAACTCCGTCTCAGCGTGGACTATGAGCTGACCGGCTCCTATGACGGCAGCACCAACATCGGCACCAAGATCATCAAAGCTCATGAGGAGAGGCAGCTGCAGGAAGCTGTTATCAGAACCATTG gtTCCTTTGCCAACACTTTACCGACCTACCAAAGGTCTGAAGTCATGCTCTTCATCATGGGCAAGATTCCCGTTCCCGGTGTTCATCCGTTACTACCTTCCTCAGGCTCTGG GCCTGAGGGTACCAGGATGATTCAGGTTATGTTACTAAAGTCACTGGTACAG GTGACTGCAGGTTACCAGACAACCAACATGCTTACAGCTCTGCCTAGCTCCTTCCTGGAGCCTTTGCTCTCTTTCTCCCTAACCGAAGACTCAGAGGTTCGGCTGCTGGTGCTTCAAATCCTCCTCAGTCTCATTGACAGGCATGACAACCGGCCCAAATTCTCCAACATAAG CATTATCACCGACATCTCAGTGCTGAAGCTCAAAGTGGACAAGTGCTCCAGACAGGACAACTTGTTCATGAAAAAG CACGGCCAGCAGCTGTATCGGCACATCTACTTGGGGTGTAAAGAGCAGAGTAGCGGCAGGCAGCACTATGAGAGTCTCTTTGCCTTGCTTGCTCTTCTCAGCGTCGAGCTTGCCAACGAAGAAGTGGTCGTTGACCTCATTCGCCTGGCTCTCGCTCTGCAG GACCTGGCTCTGTCCACTGATGAGGGGCTACCGGTTTATAACCGCTGTGCAGTCCATGCGCTTGCTGCAGCCTACCTCAACCTCATCTGCCAGCTTACCACTGTCCCTGCCTTCTGCCAGCACATACACGAG GTGATCGAAGTGAGACAGAAAGAAAGTCCTTACCTGTTACCCGAGGATATCTTTATTGATCTGCCCAG ACTCCCCACCTCGCTCGACAAGCTAGAAAGCAACATGCTCTTCCTCCAGTCCAAGATCACCGAAGTCCTCGGAGGCAGCGGTTACAACACGGAGCGACTTGCAACCCCCTACGTCCCCCAGTATACTG ATGAGGATCGCCTGTCAAAGAGAAAGAGCATCGGGGAGACAATCTCACTTCAGGTTGAAGTGGAGTCCCGGAACAGTCCAGAAAAAGAGGAG CGAAGTCCCGCTGAAGAGATCACCTTCGAAACGTTGAAAAACGCCATCG TGGACAGCGTGGGCATGGAGGAGCAGGAGAGGGAGCGGAGGAGGCAAGTGGTGGAAAAGTTCCAGAAAGCTCCCTTTGAGGAGATCGCTGCCCACTGCGGTGCTCGG GCCACACTGCTGCAAAGCAAACTCAACCAGATCTTTGAGATTACAATAAG GCCCCCGCCAAGCCCGTCCGGGACCATATCGTCAGGCTACGGCCAGAGCCAGACTCGCTCAGTGCCCATCTACGAGATGAAGTTTCCCGACCTTTGTGTTTATTGA
- the LOC127592686 gene encoding protein EFR3 homolog B isoform X4: MYGVCGCCGALRPRYKRLVDNIFPEDPEDGLVKANMEKLTFYALSAPEKLDRIGAYLSERLSRDVARHRYGYVCIAMEALDQLLMACHCQSINLFVESFLKMVRKLLESDKPSLQILGTNSFVKFANIEEDTASYHRSYDFFVSRFSEMCHSGYEDPDIRTKIRMAGIKGLQGVVRKTVNDELQANIWDPQHMDKIVPSLLFNLQSSERTESRSPSPLQASDKEKESPVELTERCFRELLGRAAYGNIKNAVTPVLMHLDNHSLWQGKTFAVRCFKIIMYSIQSQHSHLVIQQLLGHLDANSKNSATIRAGIVEVLLEAAAIAASGSVGPTVLEVFNTLLRQLRLSVDYELTGSYDGSTNIGTKIIKAHEERQLQEAVIRTIGSFANTLPTYQRSEVMLFIMGKIPVPGVHPLLPSSGSGPEGTRMIQVMLLKSLVQVTAGYQTTNMLTALPSSFLEPLLSFSLTEDSEVRLLVLQILLSLIDRHDNRPKFSNISIITDISVLKLKVDKCSRQDNLFMKKHGQQLYRHIYLGCKEQSSGRQHYESLFALLALLSVELANEEVVVDLIRLALALQDLALSTDEGLPVYNRCAVHALAAAYLNLICQLTTVPAFCQHIHEVIEVRQKESPYLLPEDIFIDLPRLPTSLDKLESNMLFLQSKITEVLGGSGYNTERLATPYVPQYTDEDRLSKRKSIGETISLQVEVESRNSPEKEERSPAEEITFETLKNAIVDSVGMEEQERERRRQVVEKFQKAPFEEIAAHCGARATLLQSKLNQIFEITIRPPPSPSGTISSGYGQSQTRSVPIYEMKFPDLCVY; this comes from the exons ATGTACG GGGTATGCGGTTGTTGCGGGGCTCTCAGGCCTCGCTACAAGAGGCTGGTGGACAACATCTTCCCGGAAGACCCGGAG GATGGACTGGTGAAGGCCAACATGGAGAAGCTGACATTTTACGCCCTGTCGGCTCCAGAGAAGCTGGATCGTATAGGAGCATATTTGTCTGAGCGCTTGTCGAGGGACGTGGCGCGGCACAGATACGG TTACGTCTGCATCGCTATGGAAGCACTGGACCAGCTGTTGATGGCCTGCCACTGCCAGAGCATCAACTTGTTCGTGGAAAGCTTCCTCAAGATGGTCCGCAAGCTGCTGGAGTCCGACAAACCCAGTCTGCAGATTCTGGGAACCAATTCG TTTGTGAAGTTTGCCAACATAGAGGAGGACACGGCTTCCTACCACCGCAGTTACGACTTCTTCGTGTCGCGCTTCAGCGAGATGTGCCACTCCGGCTATGAGGATCCCGACATCCGCACCAA GATCCGGATGGCGGGCATCAAGGGTCTGCAAGGCGTGGTGAGAAAGACTGTAAATGACGAGCTTCAGGCTAACATCTGGGATCCTCAGCACATGGACAAGATCGTCCCATCTCTGCTGTTCAACTTGCAGAGTAGTGAGCGCACAGAGAG TCGGTCACCCTCTCCGCTGCAGGCGTCGGACAAGGAGAAAGAGAGCCCGGTGGAGCTTACGGAGCGCTGCTTCAGGGAGCTGCTGGGCCGAGCCGCCTATGGAAACATTAAGAACGCGGTCACTCCTGTGCTCAT GCATCTCGACAATCACTCTCTTTGGCAGGGAAAAACCTTTGCTGTGCGTTGTTTTAAAATCATCATGTACTCCATTCAG TCGCAGCATTCCCACCTGGTCATCCAGCAACTTCTCGGTCATCTGGACGCCAACAGCAAGAATTCTGCCACCATCCGAGCTGGCATTGTTGAGGTTTTACTGGAGGCCGCCGCCATCGCAGCCAGCGGTTCCGTAG GCCCCACTGTGCTGGAGGTATTCAACACGCTACTACGACAACTCCGTCTCAGCGTGGACTATGAGCTGACCGGCTCCTATGACGGCAGCACCAACATCGGCACCAAGATCATCAAAGCTCATGAGGAGAGGCAGCTGCAGGAAGCTGTTATCAGAACCATTG gtTCCTTTGCCAACACTTTACCGACCTACCAAAGGTCTGAAGTCATGCTCTTCATCATGGGCAAGATTCCCGTTCCCGGTGTTCATCCGTTACTACCTTCCTCAGGCTCTGG GCCTGAGGGTACCAGGATGATTCAGGTTATGTTACTAAAGTCACTGGTACAG GTGACTGCAGGTTACCAGACAACCAACATGCTTACAGCTCTGCCTAGCTCCTTCCTGGAGCCTTTGCTCTCTTTCTCCCTAACCGAAGACTCAGAGGTTCGGCTGCTGGTGCTTCAAATCCTCCTCAGTCTCATTGACAGGCATGACAACCGGCCCAAATTCTCCAACATAAG CATTATCACCGACATCTCAGTGCTGAAGCTCAAAGTGGACAAGTGCTCCAGACAGGACAACTTGTTCATGAAAAAG CACGGCCAGCAGCTGTATCGGCACATCTACTTGGGGTGTAAAGAGCAGAGTAGCGGCAGGCAGCACTATGAGAGTCTCTTTGCCTTGCTTGCTCTTCTCAGCGTCGAGCTTGCCAACGAAGAAGTGGTCGTTGACCTCATTCGCCTGGCTCTCGCTCTGCAG GACCTGGCTCTGTCCACTGATGAGGGGCTACCGGTTTATAACCGCTGTGCAGTCCATGCGCTTGCTGCAGCCTACCTCAACCTCATCTGCCAGCTTACCACTGTCCCTGCCTTCTGCCAGCACATACACGAG GTGATCGAAGTGAGACAGAAAGAAAGTCCTTACCTGTTACCCGAGGATATCTTTATTGATCTGCCCAG ACTCCCCACCTCGCTCGACAAGCTAGAAAGCAACATGCTCTTCCTCCAGTCCAAGATCACCGAAGTCCTCGGAGGCAGCGGTTACAACACGGAGCGACTTGCAACCCCCTACGTCCCCCAGTATACTG ATGAGGATCGCCTGTCAAAGAGAAAGAGCATCGGGGAGACAATCTCACTTCAGGTTGAAGTGGAGTCCCGGAACAGTCCAGAAAAAGAGGAG CGAAGTCCCGCTGAAGAGATCACCTTCGAAACGTTGAAAAACGCCATCG TGGACAGCGTGGGCATGGAGGAGCAGGAGAGGGAGCGGAGGAGGCAAGTGGTGGAAAAGTTCCAGAAAGCTCCCTTTGAGGAGATCGCTGCCCACTGCGGTGCTCGG GCCACACTGCTGCAAAGCAAACTCAACCAGATCTTTGAGATTACAATAAG GCCCCCGCCAAGCCCGTCCGGGACCATATCGTCAGGCTACGGCCAGAGCCAGACTCGCTCAGTGCCCATCTACGAGATGAAGTTTCCCGACCTTTGTGTTTATTGA
- the LOC127592686 gene encoding protein EFR3 homolog B isoform X1, with product MKISSRDGKPCQKEGKEPGWSQGLFERPFEVGVGLSVTCRFKLVSREAGVCGCCGALRPRYKRLVDNIFPEDPEDGLVKANMEKLTFYALSAPEKLDRIGAYLSERLSRDVARHRYGYVCIAMEALDQLLMACHCQSINLFVESFLKMVRKLLESDKPSLQILGTNSFVKFANIEEDTASYHRSYDFFVSRFSEMCHSGYEDPDIRTKIRMAGIKGLQGVVRKTVNDELQANIWDPQHMDKIVPSLLFNLQSSERTESRSPSPLQASDKEKESPVELTERCFRELLGRAAYGNIKNAVTPVLMHLDNHSLWQGKTFAVRCFKIIMYSIQSQHSHLVIQQLLGHLDANSKNSATIRAGIVEVLLEAAAIAASGSVGPTVLEVFNTLLRQLRLSVDYELTGSYDGSTNIGTKIIKAHEERQLQEAVIRTIGSFANTLPTYQRSEVMLFIMGKIPVPGVHPLLPSSGSGPEGTRMIQVMLLKSLVQVTAGYQTTNMLTALPSSFLEPLLSFSLTEDSEVRLLVLQILLSLIDRHDNRPKFSNISIITDISVLKLKVDKCSRQDNLFMKKHGQQLYRHIYLGCKEQSSGRQHYESLFALLALLSVELANEEVVVDLIRLALALQDLALSTDEGLPVYNRCAVHALAAAYLNLICQLTTVPAFCQHIHEVIEVRQKESPYLLPEDIFIDLPRLPTSLDKLESNMLFLQSKITEVLGGSGYNTERLATPYVPQYTDEDRLSKRKSIGETISLQVEVESRNSPEKEERSPAEEITFETLKNAIVDSVGMEEQERERRRQVVEKFQKAPFEEIAAHCGARATLLQSKLNQIFEITIRPPPSPSGTISSGYGQSQTRSVPIYEMKFPDLCVY from the exons ATGAAAATTTCAAGCCGTGATGGGAAACCCTGTCAAAAGGAAGGAAAAGAGCCCGGATGGAGTCAAGGGCTGTTCGAAAGGCCTTTTGAAGTGGGAGTCGGCCTCTCAGTAACCTGCCGGTTCAAACTTGTTTCTCGGGAAGCAG GGGTATGCGGTTGTTGCGGGGCTCTCAGGCCTCGCTACAAGAGGCTGGTGGACAACATCTTCCCGGAAGACCCGGAG GATGGACTGGTGAAGGCCAACATGGAGAAGCTGACATTTTACGCCCTGTCGGCTCCAGAGAAGCTGGATCGTATAGGAGCATATTTGTCTGAGCGCTTGTCGAGGGACGTGGCGCGGCACAGATACGG TTACGTCTGCATCGCTATGGAAGCACTGGACCAGCTGTTGATGGCCTGCCACTGCCAGAGCATCAACTTGTTCGTGGAAAGCTTCCTCAAGATGGTCCGCAAGCTGCTGGAGTCCGACAAACCCAGTCTGCAGATTCTGGGAACCAATTCG TTTGTGAAGTTTGCCAACATAGAGGAGGACACGGCTTCCTACCACCGCAGTTACGACTTCTTCGTGTCGCGCTTCAGCGAGATGTGCCACTCCGGCTATGAGGATCCCGACATCCGCACCAA GATCCGGATGGCGGGCATCAAGGGTCTGCAAGGCGTGGTGAGAAAGACTGTAAATGACGAGCTTCAGGCTAACATCTGGGATCCTCAGCACATGGACAAGATCGTCCCATCTCTGCTGTTCAACTTGCAGAGTAGTGAGCGCACAGAGAG TCGGTCACCCTCTCCGCTGCAGGCGTCGGACAAGGAGAAAGAGAGCCCGGTGGAGCTTACGGAGCGCTGCTTCAGGGAGCTGCTGGGCCGAGCCGCCTATGGAAACATTAAGAACGCGGTCACTCCTGTGCTCAT GCATCTCGACAATCACTCTCTTTGGCAGGGAAAAACCTTTGCTGTGCGTTGTTTTAAAATCATCATGTACTCCATTCAG TCGCAGCATTCCCACCTGGTCATCCAGCAACTTCTCGGTCATCTGGACGCCAACAGCAAGAATTCTGCCACCATCCGAGCTGGCATTGTTGAGGTTTTACTGGAGGCCGCCGCCATCGCAGCCAGCGGTTCCGTAG GCCCCACTGTGCTGGAGGTATTCAACACGCTACTACGACAACTCCGTCTCAGCGTGGACTATGAGCTGACCGGCTCCTATGACGGCAGCACCAACATCGGCACCAAGATCATCAAAGCTCATGAGGAGAGGCAGCTGCAGGAAGCTGTTATCAGAACCATTG gtTCCTTTGCCAACACTTTACCGACCTACCAAAGGTCTGAAGTCATGCTCTTCATCATGGGCAAGATTCCCGTTCCCGGTGTTCATCCGTTACTACCTTCCTCAGGCTCTGG GCCTGAGGGTACCAGGATGATTCAGGTTATGTTACTAAAGTCACTGGTACAG GTGACTGCAGGTTACCAGACAACCAACATGCTTACAGCTCTGCCTAGCTCCTTCCTGGAGCCTTTGCTCTCTTTCTCCCTAACCGAAGACTCAGAGGTTCGGCTGCTGGTGCTTCAAATCCTCCTCAGTCTCATTGACAGGCATGACAACCGGCCCAAATTCTCCAACATAAG CATTATCACCGACATCTCAGTGCTGAAGCTCAAAGTGGACAAGTGCTCCAGACAGGACAACTTGTTCATGAAAAAG CACGGCCAGCAGCTGTATCGGCACATCTACTTGGGGTGTAAAGAGCAGAGTAGCGGCAGGCAGCACTATGAGAGTCTCTTTGCCTTGCTTGCTCTTCTCAGCGTCGAGCTTGCCAACGAAGAAGTGGTCGTTGACCTCATTCGCCTGGCTCTCGCTCTGCAG GACCTGGCTCTGTCCACTGATGAGGGGCTACCGGTTTATAACCGCTGTGCAGTCCATGCGCTTGCTGCAGCCTACCTCAACCTCATCTGCCAGCTTACCACTGTCCCTGCCTTCTGCCAGCACATACACGAG GTGATCGAAGTGAGACAGAAAGAAAGTCCTTACCTGTTACCCGAGGATATCTTTATTGATCTGCCCAG ACTCCCCACCTCGCTCGACAAGCTAGAAAGCAACATGCTCTTCCTCCAGTCCAAGATCACCGAAGTCCTCGGAGGCAGCGGTTACAACACGGAGCGACTTGCAACCCCCTACGTCCCCCAGTATACTG ATGAGGATCGCCTGTCAAAGAGAAAGAGCATCGGGGAGACAATCTCACTTCAGGTTGAAGTGGAGTCCCGGAACAGTCCAGAAAAAGAGGAG CGAAGTCCCGCTGAAGAGATCACCTTCGAAACGTTGAAAAACGCCATCG TGGACAGCGTGGGCATGGAGGAGCAGGAGAGGGAGCGGAGGAGGCAAGTGGTGGAAAAGTTCCAGAAAGCTCCCTTTGAGGAGATCGCTGCCCACTGCGGTGCTCGG GCCACACTGCTGCAAAGCAAACTCAACCAGATCTTTGAGATTACAATAAG GCCCCCGCCAAGCCCGTCCGGGACCATATCGTCAGGCTACGGCCAGAGCCAGACTCGCTCAGTGCCCATCTACGAGATGAAGTTTCCCGACCTTTGTGTTTATTGA